A single region of the Actinoplanes sp. SE50/110 genome encodes:
- a CDS encoding 1-acyl-sn-glycerol-3-phosphate acyltransferase codes for MPLIYTIGKLTVGNTLMVGWKPRIEGLEHIPKTGGAIFAGNHLSVADELFLGAAVPRHLAFWAKSDYFVGKGVKGFLSRKLMEGLGAIRVERAGGRAALTAFDAAIPALKGGDLVAVYPEGTRSPDGKLYRGRTGVARLATAAGVPIIPVGMIGTDVVQPIGRLAPKLMRGTVTVKFGKPIETIGRSSDRTSLRELTDQVMGEIQKLTGQEYVPRYAPKREE; via the coding sequence TTGCCCCTGATCTACACGATCGGCAAGCTCACTGTCGGCAACACGCTGATGGTGGGTTGGAAGCCGCGCATCGAGGGCCTCGAGCACATCCCGAAGACCGGCGGCGCGATCTTCGCCGGCAACCACCTCTCGGTCGCCGACGAGCTCTTCCTCGGCGCCGCGGTCCCGCGCCACCTGGCGTTCTGGGCCAAGTCCGACTACTTCGTCGGTAAAGGGGTGAAGGGTTTCCTCTCGCGGAAGCTGATGGAGGGACTCGGCGCGATCCGGGTCGAGCGGGCCGGTGGGCGGGCCGCGCTCACCGCCTTCGACGCCGCCATCCCCGCGCTCAAGGGCGGCGATCTGGTCGCGGTCTACCCGGAGGGCACCCGCTCGCCGGACGGCAAGCTCTACCGCGGACGCACCGGCGTGGCCCGGCTGGCCACCGCGGCCGGCGTGCCGATCATCCCGGTCGGCATGATCGGCACCGATGTGGTGCAGCCGATCGGCCGGCTCGCGCCGAAACTGATGCGCGGCACCGTCACGGTCAAGTTCGGCAAGCCGATCGAGACGATCGGCCGCTCCAGTGACCGCACCTCGCTGCGCGAGCTCACCGACCAGGTGATGGGCGAGATCCAGAAACTCACCGGCCAGGAGTACGTGCCGCGGTACGCGCCGAAGCGCGAGGAGTGA
- a CDS encoding VOC family protein has translation MKSWPVSIFGLVVLAIAVTLAVVTPGRRGGRATVAGTAEIMDITAPPLAGAYGRAEIRAIVVAPGLGTFDKVIRDGRVPVAKWPVAGSTVPITVDVDDTRRVRVNWKDAPDLGPAGDPPPPVTGSAHSEFHEDPLLPEEEDDDVLGAVAPKPWETRDDDWAAQEPAYEEERATTPVVVRDTPNGPILEGQLVGGEEQVAPLPRRAGSGPRRSGGSFDSAATDPVGFDPLPTDPATPDDPANGEDPATREDPAAPASPAAPTGPVAPTGPAAPASPAALEDPAVPAGPAAPASPAAPTGPAPSAAASSTAVAEESPVFATEAEPAAAATVPRPSSATASVPFASAAEVDPDRIAAGSASSRFGSGASSEAWPSASYPPPPGPEAAGRRPGGDDSFDFPPPPPPGATPAGEPDEFPPPPSPGSARSVNQSDDYDYPPPPAPGRTRRAPTTPTGADYPPPPGPATSSTGATTYTSSAGAGPTTPDTFASPAGAGPTTPDTFASPAGAGPSARDAFASPAGTSPSPSAPQQSSGDAPRYSGLSESGPAPGSGPSAAAFAAGVATGAASSAIRTTTPRPPGSRPSPKPRSASATVTANRTPTQRTPVDPTPEPAIDLDLDEPPAPPAPPAPTQRPVAPPAEPKPTTATAAVPHQPTTATTAVPHQPTTASTAVPHQPTTATTAVPHQPTPTTEPTSKPEPKSTHSGRTRFVTQPGDPAAPTPGTAASPIPMPAAPPPSDAIRAPVAPPPSDAARAPAAPTGAAAVPMPAAPTGAAAVPMPATPTGAAAIPVHTASGPAAGTDSDDPGLDGYPPAAFPVSAYAPTDPEPPVPPAPVSTARAEPTPLTAPPTAPEPDRPFPTAPPPATPRPAAPTPVADEIDIPLDDVPESTPEAAPAVAAGIVAPPADPGDIVTPWTDPGDIATPWADPADIVTSPAAEPPAEQSAAAFPATAEPDDAPSAETTAWPVTADSPTAAAGAEGRKGNPWADFAGRPVPDDRTAEVITAYPSARPGPAGAIHGVGITILVTDLARSIVFYRDTLGFFEIDTGDGSSVLASGDTRVVLRTVPNLSAEAGRLIYLNLEVGDIEAVHDELRAKGVKFVHSPRAVNRGDKLELWSATFRDPDNHNIAITQWRAVRPDPTPEA, from the coding sequence ATGAAGAGCTGGCCCGTCTCGATCTTCGGGCTGGTCGTGCTGGCCATCGCGGTCACGCTCGCCGTGGTCACCCCCGGCCGCCGCGGTGGCCGGGCCACCGTCGCCGGCACCGCGGAGATCATGGACATCACCGCGCCACCGCTCGCCGGGGCGTACGGCCGGGCCGAGATCCGGGCCATCGTCGTCGCCCCCGGCCTGGGCACCTTCGACAAGGTGATCCGGGACGGCCGGGTGCCGGTCGCGAAATGGCCGGTCGCCGGCTCCACCGTGCCGATCACCGTCGACGTCGACGACACCCGCCGGGTCCGGGTCAACTGGAAGGACGCCCCGGACCTCGGCCCGGCCGGCGACCCGCCGCCGCCGGTCACCGGCTCCGCCCACTCCGAGTTCCACGAGGACCCGCTGCTCCCCGAGGAGGAGGACGACGACGTGCTCGGCGCGGTCGCCCCCAAGCCGTGGGAGACCCGCGACGACGACTGGGCCGCCCAGGAGCCGGCGTACGAGGAGGAGCGCGCCACCACCCCGGTGGTGGTCCGGGACACCCCGAACGGGCCGATCCTCGAGGGGCAGCTGGTCGGCGGCGAAGAACAGGTCGCGCCGCTGCCCCGCCGCGCCGGCAGCGGCCCGCGTCGCTCGGGGGGCTCCTTCGACTCCGCCGCCACCGACCCGGTCGGCTTCGATCCGCTCCCCACGGATCCGGCCACGCCCGACGACCCCGCCAATGGGGAGGATCCGGCCACCCGGGAAGACCCGGCCGCGCCTGCGAGCCCGGCCGCTCCTACGGGCCCGGTCGCTCCTACAGGCCCGGCCGCCCCCGCGAGCCCGGCCGCCCTGGAGGACCCGGCCGTCCCTGCGGGCCCGGCGGCCCCTGCGAGCCCGGCTGCCCCCACAGGCCCGGCGCCATCCGCCGCCGCGTCGTCGACCGCTGTCGCCGAGGAATCGCCGGTCTTCGCCACCGAGGCGGAGCCGGCGGCCGCCGCGACCGTCCCGCGGCCCTCTTCGGCAACGGCATCCGTCCCGTTCGCGTCCGCCGCCGAAGTGGACCCGGACCGGATCGCCGCCGGCAGCGCCTCCAGCCGGTTCGGGTCGGGCGCCTCCTCCGAGGCCTGGCCGTCGGCCAGCTACCCGCCCCCGCCCGGACCCGAGGCCGCCGGCCGCCGGCCCGGCGGCGACGACTCGTTCGACTTCCCGCCCCCGCCCCCGCCGGGCGCCACCCCGGCCGGTGAACCTGACGAGTTCCCGCCCCCGCCGTCCCCGGGCTCCGCCCGTTCCGTCAACCAGTCCGACGACTACGACTACCCGCCGCCCCCCGCCCCGGGCCGGACCCGGCGGGCCCCCACGACCCCCACCGGTGCCGACTATCCACCCCCACCCGGCCCCGCCACCTCCTCCACCGGCGCCACCACCTACACCTCTTCCGCCGGCGCCGGCCCCACCACTCCCGATACCTTCGCGTCGCCCGCCGGCGCCGGCCCCACCACTCCCGATACCTTCGCGTCGCCCGCCGGCGCCGGCCCCTCCGCCCGCGATGCCTTCGCGTCGCCCGCCGGCACGAGTCCCTCTCCCAGCGCGCCGCAGCAGTCCTCGGGCGACGCCCCCCGCTACTCGGGCTTGAGCGAGTCCGGTCCCGCGCCCGGGAGCGGCCCCTCTGCCGCCGCATTCGCCGCGGGCGTAGCCACCGGCGCCGCCAGCTCCGCCATCCGCACCACGACCCCGCGCCCACCCGGCTCCCGCCCCAGCCCGAAGCCGCGTTCGGCGTCCGCCACCGTCACCGCGAACCGCACACCCACCCAGCGCACCCCGGTCGACCCCACCCCGGAACCGGCGATCGACCTGGACCTGGACGAGCCGCCGGCTCCCCCGGCTCCGCCGGCCCCCACCCAGCGCCCGGTGGCCCCGCCGGCCGAGCCCAAGCCGACCACTGCCACCGCCGCGGTCCCGCACCAGCCGACCACCGCTACCACCGCGGTCCCGCACCAGCCGACCACCGCTAGCACCGCGGTCCCGCACCAGCCGACCACCGCTACCACCGCGGTCCCGCACCAGCCGACCCCCACCACGGAGCCGACCTCCAAGCCCGAGCCCAAGTCCACCCATTCCGGTCGGACCCGCTTCGTCACCCAGCCGGGCGACCCCGCCGCCCCCACCCCGGGCACCGCCGCATCCCCCATCCCGATGCCCGCCGCCCCGCCCCCGAGCGACGCCATCAGGGCGCCGGTCGCCCCGCCCCCGAGCGACGCCGCCCGGGCGCCGGCCGCCCCCACCGGGGCCGCCGCAGTCCCGATGCCGGCCGCCCCCACCGGGGCCGCCGCAGTCCCGATGCCGGCCACCCCCACCGGGGCCGCTGCCATCCCGGTGCACACCGCTTCAGGTCCGGCAGCCGGGACCGACTCCGACGACCCGGGCCTCGACGGTTACCCGCCGGCCGCCTTCCCGGTCAGCGCCTACGCACCCACCGACCCGGAGCCCCCGGTTCCGCCCGCGCCGGTGTCCACCGCCCGGGCCGAGCCGACCCCGCTCACCGCCCCGCCGACCGCCCCGGAGCCGGACCGACCCTTCCCGACCGCGCCACCACCGGCGACCCCGCGCCCCGCCGCCCCCACCCCGGTCGCCGACGAGATCGACATCCCGCTGGACGACGTCCCGGAGTCCACCCCCGAAGCCGCCCCGGCGGTCGCCGCCGGCATCGTCGCTCCCCCGGCGGACCCCGGCGACATCGTCACCCCCTGGACAGACCCCGGCGACATCGCCACCCCTTGGGCGGACCCCGCCGACATCGTCACTTCCCCGGCGGCCGAACCCCCGGCGGAGCAGTCAGCCGCCGCTTTCCCCGCCACCGCCGAGCCGGACGATGCGCCCAGCGCCGAGACCACCGCCTGGCCGGTCACCGCCGACTCCCCCACCGCCGCAGCCGGCGCGGAGGGCCGGAAGGGCAACCCCTGGGCTGATTTCGCCGGCCGGCCGGTGCCCGACGACCGCACCGCCGAGGTGATCACCGCCTATCCCAGTGCCCGCCCCGGCCCGGCCGGCGCAATCCACGGCGTGGGCATCACCATCCTGGTCACCGACCTGGCCCGGTCGATCGTCTTCTACCGGGACACGCTCGGCTTCTTCGAGATCGACACCGGTGACGGCAGTTCGGTGCTGGCTTCCGGCGACACCCGGGTGGTCCTGCGTACCGTCCCGAACCTGTCCGCCGAGGCGGGCCGCCTGATCTATCTGAACCTGGAGGTCGGCGACATCGAGGCGGTTCACGACGAGCTCCGGGCCAAGGGCGTCAAGTTCGTCCACTCCCCCCGGGCCGTCAACCGCGGCGACAAGCTGGAGCTCTGGTCCGCGACCTTCCGTGACCCGGACAACCACAACATCGCGATCACCCAGTGGCGAGCCGTCCGCCCGGATCCCACCCCCGAGGCCTGA
- the ndk gene encoding nucleoside-diphosphate kinase, translating to MSTSTERSLILIKPDAVRRGLLGEILSRFERKGLVIEALEVRTMSPELADQHYAEHVDKAFYPPLKDFMTSGPLAAVVLSGDEVIEVVRAMIGATDGRKAAAGTIRGDLALSNRENLVHASDSPDSAKRELALWFPHL from the coding sequence GTGTCCACCAGCACCGAGCGTTCGCTCATCCTCATCAAGCCTGACGCGGTCCGCCGCGGTCTGCTCGGCGAGATCCTGTCCCGGTTCGAGCGTAAGGGCCTGGTCATCGAGGCGCTGGAGGTGCGCACGATGAGCCCCGAGCTCGCCGACCAGCACTACGCCGAGCACGTCGACAAGGCGTTCTACCCGCCGCTGAAGGATTTCATGACCAGCGGCCCGCTGGCCGCCGTGGTGCTCTCCGGCGACGAGGTGATCGAGGTGGTGCGCGCCATGATCGGCGCGACCGACGGGCGCAAGGCCGCGGCCGGCACGATCCGCGGCGACCTGGCCCTCTCCAACCGGGAGAACCTGGTGCACGCCTCCGACTCGCCGGACAGTGCCAAGCGTGAGCTGGCGCTCTGGTTCCCGCACCTGTGA
- a CDS encoding alpha/beta fold hydrolase, translating to MSSTQRNAVTISGRESGQPMLFAHGYGCDQNMWRLVTPAFADTHRVVLFDHVGNGRSDLTAYDDEKYSTLDGYASDVLDILHEHDLRDVIFVGHSVSSMIGLLAAVREPERFAGVVMVGPSPRYIDDEADGYVGGFTRTDIEQMLVSLDSNFLGWSSAMAPVIMGNPDRPELGEELTNSFCRTDPAIAKKFARVTFLSDNRADLARMRVPSLVLQCSEDVIAPAVVGEYVHKHTPHSTLIALNATGHCPNVSAPQETVDAIKSWL from the coding sequence ATGAGCAGCACGCAGAGGAACGCCGTCACGATCTCCGGCCGGGAGTCCGGGCAGCCGATGCTGTTCGCCCACGGCTACGGCTGTGACCAGAACATGTGGCGGCTGGTCACCCCGGCCTTCGCCGACACGCACCGGGTGGTGCTCTTCGACCACGTCGGCAACGGCCGCTCCGACCTGACCGCGTACGACGACGAGAAGTACTCCACGCTCGACGGCTACGCCTCGGACGTGCTGGACATCCTCCACGAGCACGATCTACGCGACGTGATCTTCGTGGGCCACTCGGTCAGCTCGATGATCGGCCTGCTGGCCGCGGTCCGCGAGCCGGAGCGGTTCGCCGGGGTGGTGATGGTCGGCCCGTCGCCGCGATACATCGACGACGAGGCGGACGGGTACGTCGGCGGGTTCACCCGTACCGACATCGAGCAGATGCTGGTCTCGCTGGACAGCAACTTCCTCGGCTGGTCCAGCGCGATGGCCCCGGTGATCATGGGCAACCCGGACCGTCCCGAGCTGGGCGAGGAGCTGACCAACTCGTTCTGCCGCACCGATCCGGCGATCGCCAAGAAGTTCGCCCGGGTCACCTTCCTCTCCGACAACCGGGCCGACCTGGCCCGGATGCGGGTGCCCTCGCTGGTGCTGCAGTGCTCCGAGGACGTGATCGCGCCGGCCGTGGTCGGCGAGTACGTCCACAAGCACACCCCGCACAGCACACTCATCGCGTTGAACGCGACCGGCCACTGTCCGAATGTGAGCGCTCCGCAGGAGACGGTTGACGCGATCAAGTCCTGGTTGTAA
- a CDS encoding SpoIIE family protein phosphatase, translated as MSESGGPDVTQELRLPWDDDPEDLYEHAPCGYLTTLPDGTVVRVNETFLSWTGYTRAELIGHRRFRDLLAPGCRIYHETHYAPLLTMQSEVHEIALDVLCADGSRVPVLVNSVLERGVGGAPRVIRTMVFNATERRSYETELLLARDVAESSEQRIKALQRIVADLAAAPTEAEVAEAVVRAPEGAFQATSSSIYLVDQDRDQLVAVASTDPTTGNWNDMPRSSQRAVAEVARRGDLHVVHTLAEAAEHFPDLAESMVRSGRSTVVLLPLTTGPAEDHAGVTVLGLLAFSFAEERRLSDGELRVIRLLGQQAGQALDRARLYDDARRREERADFLAVTTRALDEEHRLMQRSRRLVERVVPAIADWATVRLHVGPVGLREDAGGPAPDEARLGARILEATRSVKPIFATEGDPLDCAVLPLTARGRVLGTLALRMAETRHAPETDQAFLIDLADRAGLALENARLYEQERAVARTLQRSLLAADVPSGDPRFALETHYRAAGHDLEVGGDWFDAFLITPHKLAVVVGDVVGRGLEAASTMGQLRSAIRALATAENGPARLLEGLDRFCQRVETARMATVVYGEIDLDACELVYACAGHLPPLLHQPAGPAEFLLQARSGPIGTRAGDRRRTETRIRLAPGSRLLLYTDGLIERRDRPIDHGFEVLNREFSRLRGAPMKGLTMALTDTLAGREHGDDVCLLCLTLGVEERLERTLGADPLQISLLRSDLRSWLASHGVDRECLNAVLLACSEAVGNAIEHGYRDDPFGTVEVSVTITDDAVEIRVADRGTWRGPGHSRGRGLQLIEECMDEMLFDQGEGGTTVTMRRYRGDAA; from the coding sequence GTGAGTGAATCTGGTGGGCCGGACGTGACACAGGAGTTACGACTGCCCTGGGACGACGATCCCGAGGACCTGTACGAACATGCACCCTGCGGCTATCTGACGACACTCCCGGACGGCACCGTGGTCCGGGTCAACGAGACGTTCCTGAGCTGGACCGGGTACACGCGGGCCGAGCTGATCGGTCACCGGCGGTTCCGTGACCTGCTCGCTCCGGGTTGCCGGATCTACCACGAGACCCACTACGCTCCGCTGCTCACCATGCAGAGCGAGGTGCACGAGATCGCCCTCGACGTGCTGTGCGCGGACGGCTCGCGGGTGCCCGTGCTGGTCAACTCGGTGCTCGAACGCGGGGTGGGCGGGGCACCCCGGGTGATCCGCACCATGGTGTTCAACGCGACCGAGCGGCGCAGCTACGAGACCGAGCTGCTGCTCGCCCGGGACGTGGCGGAGAGCTCGGAGCAGCGGATCAAGGCGCTGCAGCGGATAGTGGCCGACCTGGCCGCCGCGCCGACCGAGGCGGAGGTGGCCGAGGCGGTGGTCCGCGCGCCGGAGGGCGCCTTCCAGGCCACCAGCAGCAGCATCTACCTGGTCGACCAGGACCGCGACCAGCTGGTCGCGGTGGCCTCCACCGACCCGACCACCGGCAACTGGAACGACATGCCGCGCTCGTCCCAGCGGGCGGTGGCCGAGGTGGCCCGCCGCGGCGACCTGCACGTGGTGCACACCCTGGCCGAGGCGGCCGAGCACTTCCCGGACCTGGCCGAGTCGATGGTCCGCTCCGGCCGCAGCACCGTGGTGCTGCTGCCGCTGACCACCGGTCCGGCCGAGGACCACGCCGGGGTGACCGTGCTGGGCCTGCTGGCGTTCAGCTTCGCCGAGGAGCGCCGGCTGTCCGACGGCGAGCTGCGGGTGATCCGGCTGCTCGGTCAGCAGGCCGGGCAGGCGCTGGACCGGGCCCGGCTCTACGACGACGCCCGGCGCCGCGAGGAGCGGGCCGACTTCCTGGCCGTCACCACCCGGGCGCTGGACGAGGAGCACCGGCTCATGCAGCGCAGCCGCCGCCTCGTCGAGCGGGTGGTGCCGGCGATCGCCGACTGGGCCACCGTGCGGCTGCACGTCGGGCCGGTCGGGCTGCGCGAGGACGCCGGCGGCCCGGCGCCGGACGAGGCCCGGCTGGGCGCGCGGATCCTGGAGGCGACCCGGTCGGTGAAACCAATCTTCGCCACCGAGGGTGACCCGCTGGACTGCGCTGTGCTGCCGCTCACCGCGCGGGGCCGGGTGCTCGGCACCCTCGCGCTGCGGATGGCCGAGACCAGGCACGCGCCGGAGACCGACCAGGCGTTCCTGATCGACCTGGCCGACCGGGCCGGCCTGGCGCTGGAGAACGCCCGGCTCTACGAGCAGGAGCGGGCCGTCGCCCGGACGCTGCAGCGCAGCCTGCTCGCCGCGGACGTGCCGTCCGGTGACCCGCGGTTCGCGCTGGAGACCCACTACCGGGCCGCCGGGCACGATCTGGAGGTCGGCGGCGACTGGTTCGACGCGTTCCTGATCACCCCGCACAAGCTCGCCGTGGTGGTCGGCGACGTGGTCGGCCGGGGCCTGGAGGCGGCCAGCACGATGGGCCAGCTGCGCAGCGCGATCCGGGCGCTGGCCACCGCGGAGAACGGGCCGGCCCGGCTGCTGGAGGGACTGGACCGGTTCTGTCAGCGGGTGGAGACGGCCCGGATGGCCACCGTCGTCTACGGCGAGATCGACCTGGACGCCTGCGAGCTGGTCTACGCCTGCGCCGGGCACCTGCCGCCGCTGCTGCACCAGCCGGCCGGTCCGGCCGAGTTCCTGCTGCAGGCCCGCTCCGGCCCGATCGGCACCCGGGCCGGCGACCGGCGCCGCACCGAGACCCGGATACGGCTGGCCCCGGGCAGCCGCCTGCTGCTCTACACCGATGGGCTGATCGAGCGCCGGGACCGCCCGATCGACCACGGCTTCGAGGTGCTCAACCGGGAGTTCAGCCGGCTGCGCGGAGCCCCGATGAAGGGACTCACCATGGCGCTGACCGACACCCTGGCCGGCCGCGAGCACGGCGACGACGTCTGCCTGCTCTGCCTGACCCTGGGCGTCGAGGAGCGGCTGGAGCGCACGCTCGGCGCCGACCCGCTGCAGATCAGCCTGCTCCGCTCCGACCTGCGGTCCTGGCTGGCCAGCCACGGGGTGGACCGGGAGTGCCTGAACGCGGTGCTGCTGGCCTGCTCGGAGGCGGTCGGCAACGCGATCGAGCACGGCTACCGCGACGACCCGTTCGGCACGGTCGAGGTGTCCGTCACGATCACCGACGACGCGGTGGAGATCCGGGTCGCCGACCGGGGCACCTGGCGCGGACCCGGGCACTCCCGCGGCCGCGGCCTGCAGCTGATCGAGGAGTGCATGGACGAGATGCTGTTCGATCAGGGCGAGGGCGGGACCACGGTGACCATGCGCCGGTACCGGGGGGATGCCGCATGA
- the ileS gene encoding isoleucine--tRNA ligase has product MYPKHTDAQGVPASPDLPAVERAVLEHWAADKTFEASVEQRPAGENGANEYVFYDGPPFANGLPHYGHLFTGYVKDVVPRYRTMRGQRVERRFGWDTHGMPAEIEAEKQLGITSKAQIVELGIDKFNEACRTSVLAYTKDWQGYVTRQARWVDFGNDYKTLDPDYMESVMWAFKTLHDKGLVYEGFRVLAYCYRCETPLSNTETRMDDVYRDRTDPALTVKFRLSTGEDIAVWTTTPWTLPSNLALAVGPDIEYAVLADGAGQKLIVGAGRVAAYAKELDGYEQVGTVRGSELVGRRYTPLFDYLVEPAGENAFQVLGADFVTTEDGTGVVHMAPAFGEDDQNACLAAGIPTVVTVDEQTRFTSLVPDFQGLQVFDANKPVIATLKERGVVVRHDGYTHSYPHCWRCDTPLVYKAVSSWFVAVTRFRDRMVELNQEITWTPAHIKDGSFGKWLSNARDWSISRNRFWGSPIPVWKSDDPQYPRVDVYGSFEELSRDFGVAVTDLHRPGVDELTRPNPDDPTGRSTMRRVPEVLDCWFESGSMPFAQVHYPFENKEWFEHHYPGDFIVEYIGQTRGWFYTMHVLATALFDRPAFRNCLSHGILLGEDGRKMSKSLRNYPDVYRVFDSYGSDAMRWMLMSSPVLRGGDMPVTETAIRDSVRQVLLPLWNVWYFFSLYANAASHEAKFRTDSTHLLDRYILAKTGELVEDVAKKMDEYDISGAAAGVRSYLDALTNWYVRRSRDRFWAGDADAFDTLATVLEALCRVVAPLAPLTAEEVWRGLTGGRSVHLTDWPSADAFPADHELVASMDAIRDVASAALSLRKAKALRVRLPLATLTVAAAHGRSLESLGDLLKDEVNVKDVVFTDDVAAYCQQVLTVVPRALGPRVGKQVQQVIKAVKAGDWELIDGAPVAAGITLAEGEYELKLVAADAENSAPLPAGGGVVVLDAAVTPELAAEGLARDVIRVVQQARRDAGLDVSDRISLIVSASAAVRAAVETHREFVAGETLATSLTFDGVEGFDGEVGDGEQITVGVTAV; this is encoded by the coding sequence ATGTATCCGAAGCACACCGATGCGCAGGGCGTTCCGGCCTCCCCGGACCTGCCCGCGGTCGAGCGCGCGGTCCTGGAGCACTGGGCGGCCGACAAGACCTTCGAGGCCTCGGTCGAGCAGCGTCCGGCCGGGGAGAACGGCGCGAACGAGTACGTCTTCTACGACGGCCCGCCGTTCGCGAATGGACTGCCGCATTACGGCCACCTTTTCACCGGTTACGTCAAGGACGTGGTGCCGCGTTACCGGACGATGCGCGGCCAGCGGGTGGAACGCCGATTCGGCTGGGACACCCACGGCATGCCGGCCGAGATCGAGGCGGAGAAACAGCTCGGCATCACCAGCAAGGCGCAGATCGTCGAACTCGGTATCGACAAGTTCAACGAGGCCTGCCGCACGTCCGTGCTCGCCTACACCAAGGACTGGCAGGGATATGTCACCCGCCAAGCGCGGTGGGTGGATTTCGGGAACGACTACAAGACCCTCGACCCCGATTACATGGAGTCGGTCATGTGGGCGTTCAAGACCCTGCACGACAAAGGCCTGGTGTACGAGGGTTTCCGGGTTCTCGCCTATTGCTACCGGTGCGAGACGCCGCTCTCCAACACCGAGACGCGGATGGACGACGTCTACCGGGACCGGACCGACCCCGCACTGACGGTGAAGTTCCGGCTGTCGACCGGTGAGGACATCGCGGTCTGGACGACCACGCCGTGGACGCTGCCGTCGAACCTGGCGCTCGCGGTCGGACCGGACATCGAGTACGCGGTCCTCGCCGACGGCGCGGGGCAGAAGCTCATCGTCGGTGCCGGGCGGGTGGCCGCCTACGCCAAGGAGCTCGACGGCTACGAGCAGGTCGGCACGGTGCGGGGCAGCGAGCTCGTCGGGCGCCGCTACACGCCGCTGTTCGACTACCTGGTGGAGCCGGCCGGGGAGAACGCCTTCCAGGTGCTCGGCGCCGACTTCGTGACCACCGAGGACGGCACCGGCGTGGTGCACATGGCGCCCGCGTTCGGCGAGGACGACCAGAACGCCTGCCTCGCGGCCGGCATCCCGACCGTGGTCACCGTCGACGAGCAGACCCGGTTCACCTCGCTGGTACCCGACTTCCAGGGCCTGCAGGTCTTCGACGCGAACAAGCCGGTGATCGCCACGCTCAAGGAGCGCGGCGTGGTGGTCCGGCACGACGGCTACACCCACTCGTACCCGCACTGCTGGCGCTGCGACACCCCGCTGGTCTACAAGGCGGTGTCGTCCTGGTTCGTGGCGGTGACCAGGTTCCGGGACCGGATGGTCGAGCTGAACCAGGAGATCACCTGGACGCCGGCGCACATCAAGGACGGCTCGTTCGGCAAGTGGCTGTCGAACGCGCGGGACTGGTCGATCTCCCGGAACCGGTTCTGGGGCTCGCCGATCCCGGTCTGGAAGTCGGACGATCCGCAGTATCCGCGGGTGGACGTCTACGGGTCCTTCGAGGAGCTCTCCCGCGACTTCGGGGTGGCGGTCACCGACCTGCACCGGCCCGGTGTGGACGAGCTGACCCGGCCGAACCCGGACGACCCGACCGGGAGATCCACCATGCGCCGGGTGCCGGAGGTGCTGGACTGCTGGTTCGAGTCGGGGTCGATGCCGTTCGCGCAGGTGCACTACCCGTTCGAGAACAAGGAGTGGTTCGAGCACCACTACCCGGGTGACTTCATCGTGGAGTACATCGGGCAGACGCGGGGCTGGTTCTACACCATGCACGTGCTGGCGACCGCGCTGTTCGACCGGCCGGCGTTCCGGAACTGCCTGAGCCACGGCATCCTGCTGGGCGAGGACGGGCGCAAGATGTCCAAGTCCCTGCGCAACTACCCGGACGTGTACCGGGTGTTCGACTCGTACGGGTCGGATGCCATGCGCTGGATGCTGATGTCGTCGCCGGTGCTGCGGGGCGGGGACATGCCGGTCACCGAGACGGCGATCCGCGACTCGGTCCGCCAGGTGCTCCTGCCGCTCTGGAACGTCTGGTACTTCTTCAGCCTTTATGCGAACGCCGCGTCCCATGAGGCGAAATTTCGGACCGATTCCACCCACCTTCTCGATCGCTACATCCTCGCCAAGACCGGCGAGCTGGTGGAAGATGTCGCGAAAAAGATGGACGAATACGACATCTCTGGTGCGGCGGCGGGTGTCCGCTCCTACCTGGACGCGCTGACCAACTGGTACGTCCGCCGGTCCCGGGACCGGTTCTGGGCGGGTGACGCCGACGCGTTCGACACCCTGGCCACCGTCCTGGAGGCGCTCTGCCGGGTGGTGGCGCCGCTCGCTCCGCTCACCGCGGAGGAGGTCTGGCGCGGCCTGACCGGCGGCCGTTCGGTCCACCTCACCGACTGGCCGTCCGCCGACGCGTTCCCGGCCGACCACGAGCTGGTCGCCTCGATGGACGCGATCCGCGACGTCGCGTCGGCCGCCCTGTCGCTGCGCAAGGCCAAGGCCCTGCGGGTGCGCCTGCCGCTGGCCACGCTCACCGTCGCCGCCGCGCACGGCCGGTCGCTGGAGTCGCTCGGCGACCTGCTCAAGGACGAGGTCAACGTCAAGGACGTGGTCTTCACCGACGACGTCGCGGCGTACTGCCAGCAGGTCCTCACGGTCGTCCCCCGGGCGCTCGGCCCGCGGGTCGGCAAGCAGGTCCAGCAGGTGATCAAGGCGGTCAAGGCCGGTGACTGGGAGCTGATCGACGGCGCCCCGGTGGCCGCCGGGATCACCCTGGCCGAGGGGGAGTACGAGCTGAAGCTGGTCGCCGCGGACGCGGAGAACTCCGCCCCGCTGCCGGCCGGTGGCGGCGTCGTGGTGCTGGATGCCGCGGTCACTCCGGAGCTGGCCGCCGAGGGTCTGGCCCGGGACGTGATCCGGGTGGTGCAGCAGGCCCGCCGGGACGCCGGCCTGGACGTCTCGGACCGGATCTCGCTGATCGTGTCGGCCTCCGCGGCGGTGCGGGCGGCGGTGGAGACGCACCGGGAGTTCGTCGCCGGTGAGACCTTGGCCACCTCGCTGACCTTCGACGGCGTCGAGGGGTTCGACGGCGAAGTCGGCGACGGCGAGCAGATCACCGTCGGTGTGACCGCGGTGTGA